In Azospirillum humicireducens, the genomic stretch CGAGAAAGCGACGCGGGAGGCCCTGGCCTCGCTGCCGGACGACTTCGCCGACATCTCGGTCCTGGTCAACAATGCCGGGCTGGCGCTGGGCACCAAAGCGGCGCAGGACTGCGACCTGGACCAGTGGCGCACCATGATCGACACCAACGTCACCGGGCTGGTGACGATCACCCGGCTGCTGCTGGACCGGCTGATCGCCCGGCGCGGGCTGATCGTCAACCTCGCGTCGGTCGCCTCCAACTGGCCCTATCCCGGCGGCAACGTCTATGGCGGCACCAAGGCCTTCGTACGGCAGTTCTCGCTCGGCCTGCGCAGCGATCTGTCGGCGCAGGGCGTGCGCGTGACCTCCATCGAGCCGGGGCTGGCGGAAAGCGAATTCACGCTGGTGCGCACCGGCGGCGACAAGGCGGCCTACGACGCGCTCTATGGCGGGGCCAACCCGCTGCAGCCCGAGGACATCGCCGAGACGGTACGCTGGGTGGTGTCGCTGCCGCCCCACGTCAACATCAACGCCGTGGAGATCATGCCGGTCAGCCAGTCCTGGGCACCGTTCAAGATCCACCGCGAAACGCCGGCCTGAGAAACACTGGCCGCAAGGTCGGCGGTTGCACCGCTGGCGGCGCTCGCCGCCGGCGGTGATGCGCGCCGATCAGTCGCGGCCCTTGCCGACCAGCAGCCGTTCCAACCCATAGACGCGGTCGAGCACCAGCATGGCGGCGACCGTCAGGAAGATCAGCACCGCCGACACCGCGGCGACCAGCGGGTCGATGTTGTCCTGGATGTAGAGGAACAGGCGCACCGGCAGGGTCGTCGTCTCCGGCGAGGCGATGAAGACGGTCATCGTCACCTCGTCGAAGCTGTTGATGAAGGCCAGCACCCAGCCGCTGGCGACACCCGGCAGGATCAGCGGCAGCGTCACCCGGCGGAAGCAGGTCCAGGACGACGCGCCCAGCGACGCCGCCGCATTCTCCACCGCCCGGTCCATGCCGGTCGACGCCGCCAGGATCAGCCGCAGCGCGAAGGGCAGGATGATGATGACATGGCTCAGCACCAGCCCGGCGAAGGTGCCGCCCAGCCCGATCATGGTGAAGAAGCGCAGGAAGGCGATGCCGAGAACGATGTGCGGCACCATCAGCGGCGACAGGAACAGCGCCTGGATCGCCTCGCGTCCGAAGAACTGGTGGCGCGCGATGGCGAGCGCGGCCGGCACCGCCACCAGGATCGCCAGGGTGGAGGACACCGCCCCCAGCAGCAGGCTGTCCTTGAAGGCGCGGATGAATTCCGGATTGTCGCCGATGGCGCGGAACCAGCGCAGCGACAGTCCCTCGGTCGGCAAGGACAGATAGCCCTGCGAGGTGAAGGCGACGGCGCAGACGATCAGGATCGGCGCCAGCAGGAAGCCCAGGAACAGGACGTGGAAGATCAGCGCGAGCGGGCCGTTGCGGTTCATTCGAACACCTGTTTGTAGCGACGTTCGACCAGCCGGTTGCAGCCGACGATGATGACGATGTTGGCGATCAGCAGCAGCACCGCCACGGTGGCGCCCAACGGCCAGTTCAGCGTGTTCAGGAATTCGTCATAGGCGAGAGTCGCCGCCACCTTCAGCCGCCGCCCGCCGATGATCGCCGGGGTGGCGAAGGCGCTGGCCGCCAGCGCGAAGACGATGATCGACCCCGACAGGATGCCCGGCACGATCTGCGGCAGCACCACCCGGCGCATCACCGTCAGCGGCCCGGCGCCCAGCGACAGCGCCGCATTCTCCACCTGCGGGTCGAGCCGCTGGAGCGAGGCCCACACCGACAGCACCATGAAGGGCACCAGCACATGGGTCAGCGCGATGATCACGCCGGTCTCGGTATACATGAACTCGATGGGCGTCGCGATCAGCCCCAGCGCCATCAGCCCCTGGTTGACCAGCCCGGTCGAGCCGAACAGCAGCGCCCAGCCCAGCGTCCGCGACACCACCGAGATCAGCAGCGGCCCCAGCACGATCAGCAGGCACAGGCCGCGCCAGGGCGATTTCATCCGGCGCAGGATGTAGGCCTCCGGCGCGCCGAACACCGCGCAGAGAATCGTCACCACCGCGGCAATGCGGAAGGTGCGCAGGAAGACCTCGTGGAAATAGTCGTCGGCGATGATGTCGGCATAGTTGCCGAGCTGCCAGACATTTTCGATGCCGCCATAGAAGCTGAAGCTGTTCAGCGACAGGAGGAAGGTCATCACCAGCGGGACCAGCAGCAGCACCGCGAACAGGGCCAGCCCCGGCGCGCTCAGCAGATAGGGCGTCCAGGGCCAGCGGCGCGGCCGGCGCGGCGGCGGTGCGTGGGTGGAGGGATTTGCGGCAGTCGCCTGCACTTGGCTTTCGGTGGATGCCGCCATGCTCATGCCGCCTCCTGGGCATTGAAGACCGTATCAGGATCCGCAGGCATCACCGCCATGTCCTGCGGGCGCCAACCGACCATCACCCGCTCGCGCTCCGCCGGCAGGGGCGAGCCGTCATGCTGGCGGATCACCATCACGCGGCCGGCCGCGGTCTCGATCTCGAACAGCCACTGCGTGCCCTGGAAGACGCGGGCCAGCACGGTGCCGCTGAGACCGCCGGCATCGACGAAGCCGATCTTCTCCGGCCGGACGGCCAGCGCCCCCGGACCAGCGGGCACCGGCTGCGACACCGGCCACACGCTGTCCGCGACGGTGATGACGGTTCCTGCCGCCCCGCTGCCGACCATGCCCGGCAGCAGATTGGTGCGGCCGAGGAAGTTGGCGACGAAGGCGTTGGCCGGACGGTCGTAGGCGTCCTGCGGCGTGGCGACCTGCTGGATGCGGCCCTTGTTCATCACCACCACGCGGTCGGACAGCGCCATCGCCTCCGACTGGTCGTGGGTGACGAGGATCATGGTGGTGCCGACGGTGCGCTGGATGCGGCGCAGCTCGATCTGCATCTCCTCGCGCATCTTGGCGTCGAGGTTGGACAAGGGCTCGTCGAGCAGCAGCAGGCTCGGCTTGATCACCAGCGCGCGGGCCAGCGCGACGCGCTGCTGCTGGCCGCCGGACATACGGCGGGGGTGGCGGTCGCCATACTGCTCCAGCCCGACCAGCTTCAGCGCGTCGGCGACCATGCGGTCGCGGTCGGCACGATTGATCTTGCGCATCTCCAACCCGAAACCGACGTTTTCCGCCGCGGTCATATGGGGGAACAGGGCGTAGCTCTGGAAGACGATGCCGAGCCCGCGCTCGTTCGGCTTCTTCGCCAGCAGATCCTGGCCGTCCAGCATCACCCGGCCGCCATCGGCGTCGAGGAAGCCGGCGATCATCTGCAAGGTGGTGGTCTTGCCGCAGCCCGACGGCCCCAGCAGCGAAATCAGCTCGCCCTTCTCAACGGTCAGCGAGACGTTGTCGACCGCCGTCCAGTTTCCGAAGCGCTTGGTCAGTTGGTCGAGAACCAGATAAGCCATGCCGTCGTCTCCCTTTCGCTGTATCCCCCCTCTCCCCCGCTCACGNGGGTCCAGCGCTTGTTCCATGCTTCGCGGTTCTTGTTGATGGTGTCCCAATCCACCACCAGCAGCTTGCCGACCTGCTCCGGGCCATAGGGAATGCCGGCCTGCTTGTCGGCGGGCAGCTCGACCGTCTTGTTCACCGGGCCGAAGCCGGCGCTGACGGCCAGCGCGGTCTGCGCCTCGACCCCCAGCATGTGCTGGATGAACTTCTGCGCCTCGGGCGCATTCTTGCTGCCGGCGATCTGGCAGGCGGCGGAGCCCAGCACGATGCCGCCTTCCTTGGGATAGACGAAGGTGGCGGGGAAACCGGTGTCGGCCAGCGCCTTGGCGCGGCCCGAGCCCCACACCGCGATGACGGCCTGGTTGCTCTGGAACAGCTCGGTCATCTTGCCCGGCGACGGCTCGTAGGCCAGCACGTTCGGGTTGACCTTATCCTTGAATTCCTTGAATCCCGGCTCGATGTTGGTCTCGCCGCCGCCGTTCAGGCGGGCCATCATCACCAGCGCGTGCAGGCCGTAGCTGTTGTTGATCGGCGGCACCACCAGCTTCTTCTTGTAGCGCGGATCCTCGATGTCCTTCCACGAGGTCGGGGCCTGGATCTTGTTCTCGTCGAAATATGCCTTGTTGTAGACGATGCCGGTGCCGACCGCGCCGAAGTTGATCGCCTTGCCCGACGGCATCTTCGCCAGATCGTAGAGCTGGTCGTAGACCGGCGCCTTCTCCAGGTCGGCGCAGAAGTTCAGCGCCACCGCCTGATACATCGGGCCGTCGTCGAGGATGACGACGTCGATCTGC encodes the following:
- a CDS encoding SDR family NAD(P)-dependent oxidoreductase; its protein translation is MSNNAPKTATAKIAIVTGATSGFGDAIARRLVAEGWRIVATGRRQDRLDALVEALGGPAVVHPLCFDIRDEKATREALASLPDDFADISVLVNNAGLALGTKAAQDCDLDQWRTMIDTNVTGLVTITRLLLDRLIARRGLIVNLASVASNWPYPGGNVYGGTKAFVRQFSLGLRSDLSAQGVRVTSIEPGLAESEFTLVRTGGDKAAYDALYGGANPLQPEDIAETVRWVVSLPPHVNINAVEIMPVSQSWAPFKIHRETPA
- a CDS encoding ABC transporter permease — its product is MNRNGPLALIFHVLFLGFLLAPILIVCAVAFTSQGYLSLPTEGLSLRWFRAIGDNPEFIRAFKDSLLLGAVSSTLAILVAVPAALAIARHQFFGREAIQALFLSPLMVPHIVLGIAFLRFFTMIGLGGTFAGLVLSHVIIILPFALRLILAASTGMDRAVENAAASLGASSWTCFRRVTLPLILPGVASGWVLAFINSFDEVTMTVFIASPETTTLPVRLFLYIQDNIDPLVAAVSAVLIFLTVAAMLVLDRVYGLERLLVGKGRD
- a CDS encoding ABC transporter permease; this translates as MSMAASTESQVQATAANPSTHAPPPRRPRRWPWTPYLLSAPGLALFAVLLLVPLVMTFLLSLNSFSFYGGIENVWQLGNYADIIADDYFHEVFLRTFRIAAVVTILCAVFGAPEAYILRRMKSPWRGLCLLIVLGPLLISVVSRTLGWALLFGSTGLVNQGLMALGLIATPIEFMYTETGVIIALTHVLVPFMVLSVWASLQRLDPQVENAALSLGAGPLTVMRRVVLPQIVPGILSGSIIVFALAASAFATPAIIGGRRLKVAATLAYDEFLNTLNWPLGATVAVLLLIANIVIIVGCNRLVERRYKQVFE
- a CDS encoding ABC transporter ATP-binding protein — translated: MAYLVLDQLTKRFGNWTAVDNVSLTVEKGELISLLGPSGCGKTTTLQMIAGFLDADGGRVMLDGQDLLAKKPNERGLGIVFQSYALFPHMTAAENVGFGLEMRKINRADRDRMVADALKLVGLEQYGDRHPRRMSGGQQQRVALARALVIKPSLLLLDEPLSNLDAKMREEMQIELRRIQRTVGTTMILVTHDQSEAMALSDRVVVMNKGRIQQVATPQDAYDRPANAFVANFLGRTNLLPGMVGSGAAGTVITVADSVWPVSQPVPAGPGALAVRPEKIGFVDAGGLSGTVLARVFQGTQWLFEIETAAGRVMVIRQHDGSPLPAERERVMVGWRPQDMAVMPADPDTVFNAQEAA